In a single window of the Gossypium hirsutum isolate 1008001.06 chromosome D02, Gossypium_hirsutum_v2.1, whole genome shotgun sequence genome:
- the LOC107907654 gene encoding DELLA protein RGL1: MGNDVFSFVDLNVYGAPDKLSSSNNEFESFDGGNKGKAGGFYGVEDWGETGGNDSLPSDYGFYGDAPMEASGFSFFKQDHHQQQQQQQEQQSFIEYGLHNGVSFNAQSPLIQACFDEIAELGGINNGVYEDIGEAKKGKQYPGLSSLGLLNNYGNGFKRLNGERKTDDDITVSDTQDEDRKLSTEEVMRVAGEMFLKSCGQTIDGISGIDHPFSLSFSGFLDRETRDIELAALLLAAAEKVGYQQYESASRLLKQCDYMSSKTGNPVQRVVYYFSEALREKIERETGRSSSKSLKWKPLCNFDTDMIALNPTVLACHGAFPFGQVSQFAGIQAIVENVAEANKVHIIDLAIKNGIQWTILIQALAPRQHEYRLELLKITAVATEAKDLIDGTGKRLSSFAQSLGVPFAFKVVMVSDMLDLKEDFFELDAEETIVAYAAFAFRSMLATPNRIENIMKVLRVMNPCLMVVTEVEANHNSPIFVNRFIEVLFYFSAYFDCIATCMEQDSKNREIIESVFFGDGIRNMVAAEGTDRKVRNVKFDVWRAFFVRYGMEEAELSMSSKYQADLILKTFACGTCCTLDMNGKCLLVGWKGTPMHSISVWKFL, translated from the coding sequence ATGGGGAATGATGTGTTCTCTTTTGTTGACTTGAATGTTTATGGAGCTCCAGATAAGTTGAGTTCTTCTAATAATGAATTTGAGAGCTTTGATGGAGGTAATAAAGGGAAAGCTGGTGGTTTTTATGGTGTTGAAGATTGGGGTGAAACTGGTGGCAATGATTCCTTGCCTTCTGATTATGGATTCTATGGAGATGCACCAATGGAGGCCTCTGGTTTCAGTTTCTTCAAACAAGATCATcatcagcagcagcagcagcaacaagAACAACAAAGTTTTATAGAATATGGTCTGCATAATGGTGTGAGTTTCAATGCTCAATCTCCATTGATTCAAGCATGTTTCGATGAAATTGCAGAGCTTGGTGGGATCAACAATGGAGTTTATGAAGACATTGGTGAGGCAAAGAAGGGAAAACAGTACCCTGGTTTATCTTCTCTTGGACTGCTAAACAACTATGGCAATGGATTCAAACGGTTGAATGGGGAAAGGAAAACCGATGATGACATAACCGTATCCGACACTCAGGACGAAGACCGAAAGCTTTCGACCGAAGAAGTCATGAGGGTTGCTGGTGAGATGTTTCTCAAGTCATGTGGCCAAACTATTGATGGAATCTCTGGGATTGATCATCCTTTTAGTCTTTCTTTTTCGGGATTTTTGGATCGGGAGACGAGAGATATCGAGCTTGCGGCACTCCTTCTTGCTGCTGCAGAGAAAGTAGGGTACCAACAATATGAAAGTGCAAGCAGATTGCTGAAACAATGTGACTACATGTCATCGAAAACCGGAAATCCGGTTCAGCGTGTGGTCTATTATTTCTCCGAAGCCCTTCGAGAGAAGATCGAAAGAGAGACCGGAAGAAGTTCATCGAAGAGTTTAAAATGGAAACCTTTGTGTAATTTCGACACGGATATGATAGCCTTGAACCCTACTGTATTGGCATGCCATGGAGCTTTCCCTTTTGGTCAGGTTTCACAATTTGCAGGGATCCAAGCCATTGTGGAAAATGTTGCTGAGGCCAATAAGGTTCACATAATTGATCTTGCAATAAAAAATGGTATTCAATGGACCATCTTAATCCAAGCTCTTGCACCTCGACAACACGAATATCGTCTCGAGCTCTTGAAAATAACTGCAGTTGCAACCGAAGCAAAGGATTTAATTGATGGTACCGGTAAGAGGCTCTCGAGTTTTGCTCAGAGTTTGGGAGTACCTTTTGCTTTTAAGGTTGTTATGGTCTCAGATATGTTAGATCTTAAAGAAGATTTCTTTGAACTTGATGCTGAAGAAACCATAGTTGCCTACGCCGCGTTTGCTTTCCGGAGCATGCTTGCGACGCCGAACCGGATCGAAAATATAATGAAGGTACTCAGGGTTATGAATCCTTGTTTAATGGTGGTAACCGAAGTCGAAGCCAACCATAACTCACCGATCTTCGTGAACCGTTTCATCGAAGTCCTGTTTTACTTCAGTGCATACTTTGATTGCATAGCTACTTGCATGGAACAGGATAGTAAGAACAGAGAGATCATAGAATCAGTGTTCTTTGGTGATGGAATTCGGAACATGGTAGCGGCTGAAGGCACCGACAGGAAGGTCCGGAACGTGaagttcgatgtttggagggcgTTTTTCGTCCGGTACGGGATGGAGGAGGCCGAATTAAGCATGTCATCCAAGTACCAAGCAGACCTTATTCTCAAAACTTTTGCGTGTGGGACTTGTTGTACACTCGATATGAACGGAAAATGCTTGCTCGTCGGTTGGAAGGGAACGCCGATGCATTCTATTTCAGTTTGGAAATTTCTATAA
- the LOC107908498 gene encoding uncharacterized protein, with amino-acid sequence MESFGGSELAVVGCAVKKKRSGILRRPRVAVQTFTHNYILLSSPTPATGCSGNEDQNFKSGSNGFGSENKLKLKLKLGGVTRTIQTNSTVDHAFDVEPGLTKSSHFSDVSQTREKSFLLGKKGSCVSDKGEGYEVQWKDLSRSGSGYGKGHSSRGKATGVCVAGNETDRHEPTRKSKRVPKRRVLDVGINSDDDDEDEEIRYLGRLNASNGHLNLKDEEDERNGGEGAAFEDRDYVEEDECISDDEPGSKRKKLGRGSVDLFVEGRTESTPTTRNRALQSGKDLLSGPGATLVEFPDGLPPAPSKKQKEKLSEVELQLKKAEAAQRRRMQSEKAARDAEAEAIRKILGQDSARKKKEDKMKKQRDELAQGKATKSETLASNTVRWVMGPGGTTVIFSEDIGLPQLFNSVPSGYPPPREKCAGPNCTNAYKYRDSKSKLPLCSLDCYKAIHAKAQPLIAC; translated from the exons ATGGAAAGCTTTGGTGGGTCGGAGTTAGCTGTCGTTGGCTGTGCCGTAAAGAAGAAGAGGAGTGGCATATTACGACGCCCACGTGTTGCTGTGCAGACATTTAcacataattacattttattgTCATCACCAACACCAGCCACAGGTTGTAGTGGCAATGAAGATCAAAATTTTAAGAGTGGTTCTAATGGATTTGGAAGTGAGAATAAGCTGAAACTTAAGCTCAAGCTTGGTGGGGTTACACGTACGATCCAAACAAACTCCACTGTGGATCATGCCTTTGATGTTGAGCCTGGCTTAACTAAGTCTTCCCATTTCTCCGATGTTTCTCAAACCCGAGAGAAGTCCTTTCTCCTG GGCAAGAAAGGCTCCTGTGTTTCAGATAAGGGAGAAGGCTATGAAGTTCAATGGAAGGATTTATCCCGAAGTGGCTCCGGTTATGGAAAGGGGCATTCCTCTAGGGGAAAAGCAACTGGTGTATGTGTAGCTGGGAATGAAACTGACAGACACGAGCCAACTCGTAAGAGCAAACGGGTTCCTAAGAGGCGTGTATTGGATGTTGGTATAAatagtgatgatgatgatgaagatgaggAAATCCGTTATCTAGGGAGACTAAATGCTTCAAATGGTCACTTGAACCTTAAAGATGAAGAGGATGAGAGAAATGGGGGAGAAGGTGCTGCTTTTGAGGATAGAGATTATGTGGAAGAAGACGAGTGTATATCCGATGATGAGCCTGGATCTAAAAGGAAGAAGCTGGGAAGGGGATCAGTTGATTTGTTTGTCGAAGGAAGAACCGAATCAACTCCCACTACACGAAATCGAGCTCTTCAGTCTGGGAAAGATCTCTTATCTGGTCCGGGTGCGACTCTTGTTGAGTTCCCTGACGGTTTACCTCCTGCGCCATCTAAAA AACAAAAGGAGAAACTTTCCGAAGTGGAGCTACAGTTGAAGAAGGCCGAGGCTGCGCAGAGGCGTAGAATGCAGTCTGAGAAAGCAGCCAGGGATGCTGAG GCTGAGGCAATCAGAAAAATACTCGGTCAAGATTCtgcaagaaagaaaaaagaagataaGATGAAGAAGCAGCGGGACGAATTGGCACAG GGAAAGGCAACCAAATCCGAAACTCTCGCATCTAACACAGTGAGATGGGTTATGGGTCCTGGTGGAACGACAGTTATATTTTCAGAAGATATCGGTCTACCACAGTTATTCAATTCGGTGCCATCTGG TTATCCCCCACCAAGAGAAAAGTGTGCTGGTCCGAATTGTACAAATGCATACAAGTATCGAGATTCCAAGTCGAAGCTTCCACTATGCAGTCTTGATTGCTACAAAGCAATACATGCAAAGGCTCAACCTTTAATTGCATGTTGA